One window from the genome of Kaistella carnis encodes:
- a CDS encoding RNA polymerase sigma factor: MQNDFKTTFNLAIKQDRLAQKKIFEQFSGKMLSIAKSYVQNQTDAEDVLIKAFHKCFMKIGDCKDFKSFEFWLRKIVVNDSISFIRKNKSILYLETDFQENGNEAEEDDFWEDDRMYIDLKDIFSKMPEGYRLVFNLSVFEDKKHQEIAEILNISEGTSKSQLSKAKKWLKEFLNTQENEKHNKR; this comes from the coding sequence ATGCAAAACGATTTCAAAACAACTTTTAATCTTGCGATAAAACAGGACAGACTTGCTCAAAAGAAAATTTTTGAACAGTTCTCCGGCAAAATGTTATCCATTGCAAAATCGTACGTTCAGAACCAAACCGATGCGGAAGATGTTCTCATTAAAGCATTTCATAAATGTTTTATGAAAATTGGGGATTGCAAAGATTTTAAAAGTTTTGAGTTTTGGTTAAGAAAGATAGTGGTAAACGATTCCATTTCTTTTATTAGAAAAAATAAAAGTATTCTCTACTTAGAAACAGATTTTCAGGAAAATGGGAATGAAGCGGAAGAAGATGATTTTTGGGAAGATGATCGAATGTATATTGACTTAAAAGATATTTTTTCCAAAATGCCGGAAGGTTACCGATTGGTCTTTAATCTCTCAGTTTTTGAAGATAAGAAGCATCAGGAAATCGCAGAAATACTCAATATTTCTGAAGGAACGAGTAAAAGCCAACTCAGCAAAGCTAAAAAATGGTTGAAAGAATTTTTAAACACACAGGAAAATGAAAAACACAATAAAAGATAA
- a CDS encoding nucleoside permease, with the protein MNLKLRLTLLSFLQFFVWGAWLITIGVYWFGTKQWGGEEFGKVFATLGIASLIMPALTGIIADRWINAEKLFGILHILYAITLVFLPSVTTPENFFWVMLIAMMFYMPTISLSNSIAYYILKNNDYDVVKVFPPIRVWGTVGFIAAMWITNLTGNKDSGNQFYIAAVVAFILGIYAFTLPKCPPQNLIPANATLSEKLGLNAFSLFKDYKMALFFLFSMFLGAALQLTNMYGDTYLSDFGKIPEYANSLVVERSTLIMSISQISETLFILAIPFFLKKYGIKNVMLISMFAWVLRFGLFAFGAPVGLGLGLIILSCVVYGMAFDFFNISGSLFVETTTDYKIRSSAQGLFMMMTNGFGAIMGSLVSGWLIQKYFTLENGDKMWQEIWLIFAGYALVIALLFSIMFKHKHDPDVVAKVTH; encoded by the coding sequence ATGAATTTAAAATTAAGACTTACGCTGTTATCTTTCCTGCAGTTTTTTGTTTGGGGAGCGTGGCTTATTACGATAGGAGTTTATTGGTTCGGAACCAAACAGTGGGGCGGTGAAGAATTCGGTAAAGTTTTTGCGACCTTAGGAATTGCTTCTCTCATCATGCCTGCATTAACCGGTATCATTGCTGACCGATGGATTAACGCAGAAAAGCTTTTTGGTATATTACATATTCTCTATGCTATTACGCTGGTATTTTTACCGTCGGTTACCACGCCTGAAAACTTTTTTTGGGTCATGCTGATCGCAATGATGTTTTATATGCCGACCATTTCTCTTTCAAACTCTATTGCGTATTATATTCTTAAAAATAATGATTACGATGTCGTAAAAGTCTTTCCTCCGATTCGTGTTTGGGGAACCGTTGGTTTTATTGCAGCCATGTGGATTACCAATCTTACAGGGAATAAGGATTCTGGAAACCAGTTTTATATCGCAGCAGTAGTCGCTTTCATTTTGGGAATTTATGCTTTTACCTTACCAAAATGTCCGCCACAGAATTTAATTCCGGCCAATGCAACACTATCAGAAAAATTAGGTTTAAATGCCTTTTCACTCTTCAAAGATTATAAAATGGCATTGTTCTTTTTATTCTCTATGTTTTTGGGTGCAGCTCTGCAACTGACCAATATGTACGGAGATACCTATTTATCCGACTTTGGAAAAATCCCTGAATATGCTAATAGTTTGGTGGTAGAACGTTCTACTTTGATCATGTCGATTTCCCAAATTTCGGAAACGCTTTTTATTCTGGCAATTCCTTTCTTTTTAAAGAAATATGGGATTAAAAATGTAATGCTTATTTCCATGTTTGCCTGGGTTCTTCGTTTTGGCCTCTTCGCCTTCGGAGCTCCCGTTGGTCTCGGCTTAGGACTGATTATTTTGTCTTGTGTTGTTTACGGAATGGCATTTGACTTTTTTAATATTTCAGGATCTCTTTTTGTGGAAACTACAACAGACTATAAAATCCGTTCTTCTGCGCAAGGTTTATTTATGATGATGACCAATGGTTTTGGAGCCATTATGGGAAGTTTAGTAAGTGGCTGGCTAATTCAGAAATATTTTACTCTTGAAAACGGAGATAAAATGTGGCAGGAAATATGGTTGATTTTCGCAGGATATGCTTTGGTCATCGCGCTGCTCTTCAGCATTATGTTTAAACACAAACATGATCCCGATGTTGTCGCCAAAGTAACTCATTAA
- a CDS encoding RNA polymerase sigma factor gives MSSLEKEFLEKIEKHKGVIFKISKMYMDNFDDQKDLFQEITFQVWKAYPTFEGKSQFSTWLYRVALNTAIIFLKSEKKRSFIQNYEVDKFKIVADDYNDDQEKKLAKMYKAIQQLNEIDKALIFYYLQDYSGKEIAENMGITEVNARVKLNRAKEKLKQLI, from the coding sequence ATGTCTTCACTGGAAAAAGAATTTTTAGAAAAAATAGAAAAACACAAAGGCGTGATTTTCAAAATTTCTAAAATGTATATGGATAATTTTGACGACCAAAAGGATCTGTTCCAGGAAATTACTTTTCAGGTTTGGAAAGCCTATCCAACTTTTGAAGGCAAAAGTCAGTTTTCCACATGGCTGTATCGGGTTGCTTTGAATACAGCGATTATATTTTTAAAGTCCGAAAAGAAGCGAAGTTTCATTCAAAATTATGAAGTTGACAAATTTAAAATTGTTGCTGATGATTACAATGATGATCAGGAAAAGAAACTGGCGAAAATGTACAAAGCAATTCAGCAATTGAATGAAATCGATAAAGCACTTATCTTTTATTATCTGCAGGATTATTCCGGAAAGGAAATCGCAGAAAATATGGGAATTACAGAAGTCAATGCAAG
- a CDS encoding MFS transporter — protein MPENEPLQNQNIKNNPKIMKAWALYDWANSVYSLVITSTIFPIYYSILTTASEKTEYVKETGQWITVPVRHLITIFGKEYQPDAIYGYSLTISFLIVVLLSPFLSSLADTIGNKKSFLQFFCYLGATSCMGLAMFTGMQNVFLGLLFSITASVGFWGSLVFYNSFLPDIATPDKQDALSAKGYVYGYLGSVVLVIICLVLIQVFAKDAEQAKMYTRISFLLTGAWWFGFSQYTFKHLPQFGNIKEQLPKDLVLLNYKNIFEKHEESGGIFEVLKDNIKFYIDVAKQSFKELFKVGNTLFKDHNLKFFLSSFFFYSVGMQTIFLMATLFGKSEINLEQDRLILTLLVIQIEAIIGAVLFSKLSRRIGNKNVISIAIILWIVACLSAYFLNKENPNVEYQFYAVAAIIGLVMGGLQAMSRSTYSKLLPENSMDNTTYFSFYDVLEKIAIIIGTFIFATMIDKYHNMRFSALSMSVFFLVGLILIRFLKLKTDKQKNSI, from the coding sequence ATGCCAGAAAACGAACCTCTACAAAACCAAAATATTAAGAATAATCCCAAGATCATGAAAGCTTGGGCTTTGTATGATTGGGCAAATTCGGTGTACTCACTGGTTATTACTTCCACTATTTTTCCGATCTATTATTCCATTCTAACTACCGCGTCTGAGAAAACCGAATACGTAAAAGAGACGGGACAGTGGATTACAGTTCCGGTTCGTCATCTGATTACAATTTTTGGAAAAGAATATCAACCTGATGCAATCTATGGATATTCCTTGACCATCTCCTTTTTAATTGTCGTTTTACTTTCCCCTTTTCTTTCTTCTTTGGCGGATACGATTGGGAATAAAAAGTCATTTCTGCAATTTTTTTGTTATTTGGGCGCGACTTCATGTATGGGTTTAGCCATGTTTACAGGAATGCAAAATGTCTTTCTCGGCTTGCTATTTAGCATCACCGCAAGTGTTGGTTTCTGGGGCAGTTTGGTTTTTTATAATTCATTTTTACCCGATATTGCAACGCCGGATAAACAGGATGCTTTGTCGGCGAAGGGATATGTTTACGGTTATTTGGGTTCTGTAGTTTTGGTGATTATCTGTTTAGTTTTAATTCAGGTTTTTGCAAAAGATGCTGAGCAAGCAAAAATGTACACCCGTATTTCTTTTCTTCTGACTGGTGCTTGGTGGTTTGGTTTTTCTCAATATACCTTCAAACATTTACCACAGTTTGGTAATATTAAGGAGCAGTTGCCAAAAGATCTTGTTCTGCTCAATTATAAAAATATCTTCGAAAAACATGAAGAAAGTGGTGGGATTTTCGAGGTTTTGAAAGATAATATTAAATTCTATATCGATGTTGCGAAACAGAGTTTTAAAGAATTGTTCAAAGTGGGCAATACTTTATTTAAAGATCATAATTTAAAATTCTTCTTATCGAGTTTCTTCTTTTATAGTGTTGGAATGCAGACGATCTTTCTAATGGCAACCCTGTTTGGAAAAAGTGAAATAAATTTAGAGCAAGATCGCTTAATTTTAACATTGCTCGTTATTCAAATTGAAGCAATCATTGGAGCGGTACTTTTCTCTAAGTTATCTCGTAGAATTGGTAACAAAAATGTCATTTCAATCGCAATTATTCTTTGGATCGTGGCATGTTTATCAGCCTATTTCCTTAACAAAGAAAATCCAAATGTTGAATATCAGTTTTATGCAGTTGCCGCAATAATCGGTCTGGTAATGGGTGGTTTACAGGCGATGTCCCGTTCTACTTACTCTAAGCTTTTGCCTGAAAACAGTATGGATAATACGACTTATTTCAGTTTTTATGATGTACTGGAGAAAATTGCCATCATTATCGGTACCTTCATTTTTGCCACAATGATCGACAAGTATCATAACATGCGTTTTTCAGCTTTGTCCATGTCTGTGTTTTTCTTAGTAGGATTAATTCTGATCAGATTCTTAAAGTTGAAAACCGATAAACAAAAGAATAGTATTTAA
- a CDS encoding bifunctional nuclease family protein: MDYKRLTIRGISYSQTQSGAYALLLEHEETNIKLPVVIGNFEAQSISLGLEKDIHPPRPLTHDLFSKFVLATHFEIISVIIYQIIDGVFFSNINFKNQTTEEELILDARTSDAVAMAVRFDAPIFTTQQVLNEAGFLLELDDSSKQAETVEEIVAEGNLSSLTNEDLQKLLDDAVKDEDFDAALEIQEEIKRRKKKID, encoded by the coding sequence ATGGATTATAAAAGATTAACCATTCGCGGAATTTCCTATAGTCAAACCCAATCGGGTGCCTACGCTCTGCTTTTGGAACATGAAGAAACGAATATTAAATTGCCTGTTGTTATTGGGAATTTTGAAGCTCAATCCATTTCTTTGGGTTTAGAAAAAGATATTCATCCGCCAAGACCGTTAACACATGATTTGTTTTCCAAATTTGTCTTGGCAACTCACTTTGAAATAATCTCTGTGATTATTTATCAAATCATTGACGGTGTATTTTTTTCAAATATTAATTTCAAAAACCAAACAACGGAAGAAGAATTAATTTTGGATGCAAGAACGTCTGATGCTGTGGCAATGGCCGTTCGTTTTGATGCGCCTATATTTACGACCCAACAGGTTTTAAATGAAGCCGGTTTTTTGCTGGAGCTCGATGATTCGTCGAAACAAGCTGAAACAGTGGAAGAAATTGTTGCAGAAGGTAACTTATCAAGTTTGACAAACGAGGATCTTCAAAAATTACTTGATGATGCGGTGAAAGATGAAGATTTCGATGCCGCTTTGGAAATTCAGGAAGAGATCAAACGTCGTAAAAAGAAAATTGACTAA
- a CDS encoding electron transfer flavoprotein subunit alpha/FixB family protein gives MAIFVYAENINGIYKKAAFEAVSYAKSIAATNGETVTAVSINPTDSSDLLYKYGADKVIIVKDEGLKNFSAKAYAQAMSEVSDGNIIVFPHTTDASSVAPMLAVMKDYSLITNALETPESISPFQVKRRAFSGKGMMHAKADASGVIVTVSQNAFGVKENAVSGSEELKNLTVANEDTKVISHEQSSGQLDLKEAEVVVSAGRGMKGPENWGMIEDLANTLGAATACSKPVSDIGWRPHSEHVGQTGKAISPNLYIAVGISGAIQHLAGVNSSKTIVVINNDPEAPFFKSADYGVVGDAFQIIPELTQKIKALKG, from the coding sequence ATGGCAATATTCGTATATGCAGAAAATATAAACGGAATCTATAAAAAAGCAGCGTTCGAGGCAGTTTCTTATGCAAAATCAATTGCAGCGACCAACGGCGAAACGGTAACCGCTGTTTCTATAAATCCAACTGATTCTTCAGACTTACTTTATAAATATGGTGCTGATAAAGTGATCATTGTTAAAGATGAAGGCTTAAAAAACTTCAGTGCTAAAGCGTATGCTCAGGCAATGAGTGAAGTTTCCGACGGTAACATTATCGTCTTTCCACACACAACAGATGCTTCTTCAGTAGCACCAATGTTGGCTGTAATGAAGGATTATTCTTTAATTACCAATGCATTGGAAACTCCAGAAAGTATATCACCTTTTCAGGTAAAAAGACGTGCATTTTCCGGAAAAGGAATGATGCATGCAAAAGCTGATGCTTCCGGAGTAATTGTTACAGTTTCTCAAAATGCATTCGGTGTAAAAGAAAATGCCGTTTCTGGTTCTGAGGAACTGAAAAATTTAACGGTTGCTAATGAAGACACGAAAGTAATCTCGCATGAGCAAAGCTCAGGTCAGTTAGATCTGAAAGAAGCAGAAGTAGTAGTTTCTGCCGGTCGCGGGATGAAAGGTCCTGAAAACTGGGGAATGATTGAAGATCTGGCAAATACTTTAGGTGCTGCAACCGCTTGTTCGAAACCGGTTTCAGATATCGGCTGGAGACCTCACTCCGAACACGTGGGTCAAACAGGAAAAGCAATTTCTCCGAATTTATATATTGCGGTGGGAATTTCCGGAGCGATTCAGCATTTGGCAGGAGTAAACTCTTCTAAAACAATTGTTGTAATCAATAATGATCCAGAAGCTCCATTCTTTAAATCGGCAGATTATGGAGTAGTAGGTGATGCTTTCCAGATTATTCCGGAATTAACACAAAAAATCAAAGCTTTGAAAGGATAG
- a CDS encoding sensor histidine kinase → MYGIEIIFLSKGDDFFITKTVETHIYRIIQELVNNVVKHSEAKCAHVEIDFAFPYIHILVKDNGKGFSSETVSKGIGLSNIDSRLRFMNAQVKKDSSQKGTSFQITINLDKIPETP, encoded by the coding sequence TTGTACGGAATTGAGATCATCTTTTTATCAAAAGGAGATGATTTTTTCATCACAAAAACCGTAGAGACGCACATTTACAGAATAATTCAGGAACTGGTAAATAATGTGGTGAAACATTCAGAAGCGAAATGTGCTCATGTTGAAATTGATTTTGCCTTTCCTTATATTCATATTTTAGTGAAGGATAATGGAAAAGGATTTTCATCGGAAACCGTTTCAAAAGGCATTGGATTAAGTAATATTGATTCCAGATTAAGGTTTATGAATGCTCAAGTTAAGAAGGACAGCAGTCAAAAAGGAACTTCTTTTCAAATCACCATTAACTTAGATAAAATTCCGGAAACTCCATAA
- a CDS encoding UbiA family prenyltransferase, whose product MKNPLLYRLSQFIAFLMGARVFVTLLLTFALYVSTFFLFNQEESLIKFVFDFKAHGIIFCSILSILAGGIINQFYDREKDQVTKPFRTRIQNFLKQKYFLYAYLILNLVSLSIAAMISMRVFFFFLVYQFLMWLYSHKLSKIMIVNNLTFVGLSLYPFFGMLVYYRTFSFYILLMSLFIFLMLLIIDVLKDTLTKNADKIFGYQTIANTFSSRITDTVIVLLLLAAQVSTGMIIIKVGLKSIMSYYFGFSIFVQIISVFFVLNKTKNSKFINLNMLRIWIFVGIISMLANGINQHYFS is encoded by the coding sequence ATGAAAAATCCCTTGCTTTATCGGTTATCCCAGTTTATTGCCTTCTTGATGGGCGCACGGGTTTTCGTGACTTTGCTCCTTACTTTCGCTTTATATGTGTCAACGTTTTTCCTTTTTAATCAGGAAGAAAGTCTCATTAAGTTCGTTTTCGATTTTAAAGCACACGGTATCATTTTCTGCTCCATTCTCAGCATTCTTGCCGGCGGAATTATCAATCAATTTTATGACAGAGAAAAGGATCAGGTTACAAAGCCTTTCCGTACCAGAATTCAGAATTTTTTAAAACAGAAATATTTTCTTTACGCCTACCTGATCCTTAATTTAGTATCTTTGAGCATTGCCGCTATGATTTCGATGCGGGTTTTCTTTTTCTTTCTGGTTTATCAGTTTTTGATGTGGCTCTACAGTCATAAATTGAGTAAGATCATGATTGTGAACAATCTAACTTTTGTAGGTCTTTCACTTTATCCCTTCTTTGGGATGCTTGTTTATTATCGCACCTTTTCTTTTTATATTTTGTTGATGTCTCTTTTCATCTTTTTAATGCTTTTAATTATTGATGTTCTGAAAGATACCTTAACCAAAAATGCGGATAAAATATTCGGCTATCAGACAATTGCAAATACATTCAGTTCCCGGATTACTGATACCGTTATCGTGTTGCTTCTTCTGGCTGCGCAAGTTTCTACCGGAATGATCATAATTAAAGTTGGACTAAAAAGTATCATGAGTTATTATTTTGGGTTCAGTATTTTTGTTCAGATTATTTCTGTTTTTTTCGTGCTGAATAAGACCAAAAATTCTAAATTCATCAACTTAAACATGTTGAGGATCTGGATTTTTGTTGGTATCATTTCGATGCTCGCCAATGGAATCAATCAACATTATTTTTCTTAA
- a CDS encoding mevalonate kinase family protein, producing the protein MANPLFYAKILLFGEYGIIEDSQGLTLPYSFYKGTLKFSDLESDFEKTSNISLQKYADYLGSLNLPDSFKLNISKLQKDLKKGLFFDSNIPQGYGVGSSGALVAAIFEKYSVKTYLPEHISKDQLKELKKVFGEMESYFHGKSSGIDPLICYMNLPILIENKENVDKVSIPESHEGKGAIFLIDSGMTGETGPMVQIFFEKMKTEGFRKTMKEEFIRYNNACIDAFLKKEMNPLFRNLKSLSVWAYEHFKPMIPESIYNAWKKGLDTNAYYLKLCGSGGGGYILGFTKDYKKAEKMLEGFHKEVIYRF; encoded by the coding sequence ATGGCCAATCCTTTATTTTACGCTAAAATTCTTTTATTCGGTGAATACGGTATTATCGAAGATTCGCAGGGATTAACTTTGCCGTATAGTTTCTACAAAGGAACATTGAAATTTTCTGATTTGGAAAGTGATTTTGAAAAGACATCAAATATTTCCCTTCAGAAATATGCAGATTATTTAGGAAGTCTTAATTTGCCTGATTCATTCAAACTCAATATTTCTAAACTGCAAAAGGATCTTAAAAAAGGACTGTTCTTTGATTCTAATATCCCGCAAGGTTATGGTGTTGGGAGTTCGGGTGCTTTGGTAGCCGCAATTTTCGAAAAATATTCAGTAAAAACCTATCTTCCCGAACATATTTCTAAAGATCAGCTCAAGGAACTTAAAAAAGTTTTTGGCGAAATGGAAAGTTATTTTCATGGCAAAAGCTCTGGTATTGATCCCCTGATTTGTTACATGAATCTTCCCATTCTTATAGAGAATAAAGAAAATGTAGATAAAGTTTCTATTCCTGAAAGTCATGAAGGAAAAGGAGCAATTTTCCTCATTGATTCCGGAATGACAGGTGAAACCGGTCCCATGGTTCAGATTTTCTTTGAAAAAATGAAAACGGAGGGCTTTCGCAAAACCATGAAAGAAGAATTCATTCGTTACAATAATGCGTGCATCGATGCATTTTTGAAAAAAGAAATGAATCCGCTTTTTAGAAATTTAAAAAGTCTCTCGGTTTGGGCGTACGAACATTTCAAACCGATGATCCCGGAAAGTATTTATAATGCGTGGAAAAAAGGTTTAGATACAAATGCTTATTATCTGAAACTTTGTGGCAGTGGAGGCGGAGGTTATATCTTAGGCTTCACCAAAGATTACAAAAAAGCAGAAAAGATGCTGGAAGGTTTCCACAAAGAAGTCATCTACAGGTTTTAA
- a CDS encoding 7TM diverse intracellular signaling domain-containing protein — MEVFVWNMAISFQLLFIIISGVIFIYLREKSFKFYSLYNFFLLLYLMSRNDDYYNLFEGAVAYLFGAQQADVFVRILNFFIQIVFYNFYSIFALYFLDLDKHIKKYFNRVVLILKILGLLFLGFGIICYLMQIPDFYISLYTFLYLPVMLIIFILSVLKAIRYSGKHKNFFLVGVCFYVMCALISFAGTFIPSLNMNNPISFFYVGIIIETIFFSLGLAYKIKLINDEKNRVHNLVIQHRHQQQIGKMQGLLEGEEKERKRIAEELHDGIAGDLSAIKFSFTL; from the coding sequence ATGGAGGTGTTTGTATGGAACATGGCAATTTCCTTCCAACTCCTTTTTATTATTATTAGTGGAGTTATTTTCATATACCTTCGAGAAAAAAGTTTTAAATTCTACTCCCTTTACAATTTTTTTCTGCTTCTATATCTGATGAGTCGTAATGATGATTACTATAACCTTTTTGAAGGAGCTGTTGCCTATTTATTTGGTGCCCAGCAAGCAGATGTTTTTGTGAGGATTTTAAACTTTTTTATTCAGATTGTTTTTTATAATTTCTATTCAATTTTTGCTTTATATTTTCTTGATCTTGATAAGCACATTAAAAAATATTTTAATAGGGTTGTTTTAATACTGAAAATTCTGGGACTTTTATTCTTGGGGTTTGGCATAATTTGTTATTTGATGCAAATTCCTGATTTCTATATCTCTCTATACACTTTTCTTTATCTGCCGGTAATGCTCATCATATTTATTTTATCGGTTTTAAAAGCGATTCGGTACTCCGGTAAACACAAAAACTTTTTTCTGGTGGGAGTTTGTTTTTATGTAATGTGCGCATTAATATCATTTGCAGGAACTTTTATTCCTTCCTTAAATATGAACAATCCCATTTCTTTTTTTTATGTTGGGATCATTATCGAAACTATATTTTTCAGCTTAGGTTTGGCATATAAGATCAAATTAATTAATGATGAAAAAAACAGAGTACATAATCTGGTCATTCAGCACAGGCATCAGCAACAGATTGGCAAAATGCAGGGCTTGCTGGAAGGGGAAGAAAAAGAGAGAAAAAGAATTGCAGAAGAACTGCACGACGGTATTGCCGGAGATCTTTCAGCCATTAAATTTAGTTTCACCCTTTAA
- a CDS encoding pseudouridine synthase: protein MSRDNNKKNKPQRISKISNAGSSAKPRATKSARPRAEKQEEKKEPKEPKAPREPRLMSQSEAKSYEKTFDKPASRKMGKRIGKSFDSSSKFEKDPSKSGVKKAYKKPFVPVDDAERTRSYVQKRRLEKLSKEVPKETIRLNKYIANSGICSRREADELITQGLVQVNGQVVTEMGYQVQKVDKVIFDGQGITPEKPVYVLLNKPKGYISTTKDDKARKTVMDLVANASPYRLFPVGRLDRSTTGVILLTNDGHMTKKLTHPSFEMKKIYHVSLDRKLDRADLNAIAEGVRLEEGIAVVDSISYIEGKPKNEVGIEIHIGWNRVVRRIFQKLGYEVELLDRVMFAGLTKKNIKRGHWRILNDLEVNNLKML, encoded by the coding sequence ATGAGCAGAGACAACAATAAAAAAAATAAGCCACAACGTATAAGCAAAATTTCTAATGCAGGAAGTTCAGCCAAGCCACGTGCAACAAAATCTGCTCGTCCACGTGCTGAAAAACAGGAGGAGAAAAAAGAACCGAAAGAGCCAAAAGCACCAAGAGAACCGAGGTTAATGTCTCAGTCAGAAGCGAAATCGTACGAGAAAACTTTTGATAAACCGGCTTCTCGTAAAATGGGAAAAAGAATTGGTAAATCTTTTGACAGCAGCAGTAAGTTTGAAAAAGATCCTTCAAAATCTGGAGTAAAAAAGGCCTATAAAAAACCTTTTGTTCCAGTTGATGACGCGGAAAGAACCCGCTCATATGTGCAGAAAAGACGATTGGAGAAATTATCCAAAGAAGTTCCAAAAGAAACCATTCGTTTAAATAAATATATAGCAAATTCAGGAATTTGTTCCCGAAGAGAGGCAGATGAATTAATTACGCAAGGACTTGTTCAGGTGAACGGTCAGGTAGTGACCGAAATGGGTTATCAGGTACAAAAAGTCGATAAAGTAATCTTCGACGGACAGGGAATTACTCCTGAAAAACCAGTGTATGTTTTATTGAACAAACCGAAAGGATATATTTCTACAACAAAAGACGATAAAGCTCGTAAAACTGTAATGGATCTGGTTGCGAACGCGTCGCCTTACCGATTATTTCCGGTGGGAAGATTAGACCGTTCTACAACGGGCGTAATTTTGTTAACGAATGATGGTCATATGACGAAGAAGTTAACGCATCCCTCTTTTGAAATGAAAAAGATTTATCATGTAAGTTTAGATCGTAAGCTGGATAGAGCCGACTTAAATGCAATCGCGGAAGGTGTTCGTTTAGAAGAAGGAATTGCCGTTGTTGATAGTATTTCCTACATTGAAGGTAAACCTAAAAATGAGGTGGGAATTGAAATTCATATTGGCTGGAATAGAGTAGTACGTCGTATTTTCCAGAAATTGGGATATGAAGTGGAACTGCTCGATCGCGTAATGTTTGCAGGTTTAACCAAGAAAAATATCAAACGTGGTCACTGGAGAATCTTGAATGATCTTGAAGTTAACAATTTAAAGATGTTGTAA
- a CDS encoding acetyl-CoA C-acyltransferase, translating to MKEVFIVSAVRTPMGSFLGSLASVPATKLGATAIKGALDKINLDPIQVQEVYMGNVLQAGEGQAPARQAAMGAGLSNETPATTINKVCASGMKAVMMAAQSIKSGDQDVIVAGGMENMSSVPHYYNARNATKLGDVKMQDGMVLDGLTDVYGKVHMGVCAEKCAAEYGITREDQDNFAIESYKRSAKAWSEGKFNDEVVSVEIPQRKGDPIIFKEDEEYKSVNFDRIGTLPTVFQKENGTVTAANASTLNDGASALILMSKEKMEELGLKPLAKIISYADAAQEPEWFTTSPAKALPIALKKANLELTDIDFFEFNEAFSVVGLANNKILGLDAAKVNVNGGAVSLGHPLGSSGSRIIVSLINILKQNNGKYGAAAICNGGGGASAIVIENL from the coding sequence ATGAAAGAAGTATTCATAGTATCTGCAGTTAGAACTCCGATGGGGAGTTTCTTGGGAAGTTTAGCTTCAGTTCCCGCAACTAAATTGGGTGCCACCGCCATTAAAGGTGCTTTAGACAAAATTAATCTTGATCCAATACAGGTTCAGGAAGTTTATATGGGAAATGTTTTACAGGCAGGTGAGGGGCAAGCACCCGCACGTCAGGCTGCAATGGGAGCTGGCTTGTCCAATGAAACTCCCGCAACCACCATTAATAAAGTTTGCGCTTCCGGTATGAAAGCAGTGATGATGGCCGCACAATCCATTAAATCTGGTGATCAGGACGTGATCGTAGCAGGTGGAATGGAAAATATGTCCTCAGTTCCTCATTATTACAACGCAAGAAACGCGACTAAATTGGGCGATGTTAAAATGCAGGACGGAATGGTACTGGACGGTTTAACAGATGTTTACGGTAAAGTTCATATGGGGGTTTGCGCTGAAAAATGTGCCGCTGAATACGGAATTACACGAGAAGATCAGGATAATTTTGCGATTGAATCTTACAAAAGATCAGCAAAAGCCTGGAGCGAAGGAAAATTTAACGACGAAGTAGTTTCCGTAGAAATTCCACAACGAAAAGGAGACCCAATCATTTTTAAAGAAGATGAAGAATATAAATCGGTAAACTTTGACCGTATTGGAACTTTACCTACTGTTTTCCAGAAAGAAAACGGAACAGTAACAGCTGCTAATGCCTCTACATTGAATGATGGAGCTTCTGCTTTGATCTTAATGTCGAAGGAGAAAATGGAAGAGTTAGGTTTGAAACCTTTAGCAAAAATAATCTCTTACGCCGATGCAGCACAGGAACCGGAATGGTTTACAACTTCGCCGGCAAAAGCACTTCCTATTGCTTTGAAAAAAGCAAATTTAGAATTAACTGATATTGATTTTTTTGAATTCAATGAAGCGTTTTCTGTAGTAGGTTTAGCCAATAATAAAATTTTAGGTTTAGATGCTGCTAAAGTTAATGTGAATGGAGGTGCAGTTTCTTTAGGACACCCACTTGGAAGTTCAGGCTCAAGAATCATTGTTTCTTTAATAAATATTCTTAAACAAAACAACGGAAAGTACGGTGCTGCTGCTATTTGTAACGGTGGAGGCGGTGCTTCAGCAATTGTAATTGAGAATTTATAA